The proteins below come from a single Triticum aestivum cultivar Chinese Spring chromosome 5D, IWGSC CS RefSeq v2.1, whole genome shotgun sequence genomic window:
- the LOC123120117 gene encoding uncharacterized protein isoform X1, with the protein MAVVCEICGDVGYGHLLLSCDHCKCAMHQYCLAKVLFDGSLVERWFCDECLPKRGEVTYEGFLQKAPKHTRSGSAVRRASTISVRSTREAGPCRNHKSKSEKSKSKSRRKKCLSSKNSMLRKHKQKGSDMQPMGNKTITRDCNAPNIYCDSEKELHSCEVMSIETSKAGKAENQQIDHGHCVHTLNNDCVANCLPARVKQINLQNPLDEFEPPLGDARQLNPSKDSDCLSPGNVGIENPKGHVTPVIARGNQSVPNISCDSGKALNSCEVMTIETSKAGKEESQQIGHGHCVHTLNNDCVANCLPARVKQINLQNPLDEFEPPLGDARQLNPSKDSDCLSPGNVEIENQKGHVTPVVARGNQSAPSTLLDQVDSGSFPGTNLKEIVLLEDSDTSAELFYTVENCVKDNQGKQTQLIILDDDEEEAADVQSEDYNHRSLECDGPLNKRRIGMEDCVEQAVQTGDLNGQNLNAVHLDILIPESCEITQPVKKRRRNIEENEDNKDEEVLIGTSNRKCALDDASKLTSETLVATDPVLGSRMAFDSEFANQQCSMYSQPTDEPIWSGILKINNEVYISLTAHLSTTACGFVRELSRSLRPVVKVIKLPQLEAWPQSWRTSRPTDGDIALYFFPPSASPNEESDGPVEEIIDSGAVLQAVIGVAELLIFPSTMLPAQYHLCQGKRYLWGMFKRREDESDKDHLVEQQYDSACAKEGEIQEHIFMDRQYEVQCESPDHETSAVKHVVHVENQMLVEQNCGGQEATMSATMGLHSPGNNPSSAEPNPPKARSNCFTQPRADSKPDMPEEVDHQDEKNFIKPSADPAGPAAATPSSIDSTECGAAPPMTQLFGFVTARTPRAQKLIQEMVSEGALLFSVAEEIATGGSAVGSNTGAQVHLAPDSASPPMQERCQPIGFVPLDDDVASEACLELFPVRQGHIGWTPRVETSKEVDLDLSLSARSRASCGSIL; encoded by the exons ATG GCTGTTGTATGTGAAATCTGTGGAGATGTTGGTTATGGACATCTTTTGCTATCTTGCGATCACTGCAAGTGTGCCATGCACCA ATACTGTCTGGCCAAGGTTCTTTTTGATGGATCATTAGTAGAACGCTGGTTCTGTGATGAATGCCTGCCAAAGCGTGGTGAAGTTACTTATGAGGGATTTTTGCAGAAGGCGCCAAAACATACTCGTTCTGGTTCTGCAGTACGCCGGGCAAGTACCATAAGTGTGAGGTCAACAAGGGAAGCAGGGCCATGTAGAAACCATAAGAGTAAGTCAGAGAAGTCTAAAAGTAAATCTCGAAGAAAGAAATGTTTGTCAAGCAAGAATTCTATGCTAAGGAAGCACAAACAAAAGGGGTCAGATATGCAACCAATGGGTAACAAGACCATTACACGAGATTGCAATGCTCCCAATATTTATTGTGATAGTGAGAAGGAACTTCATTCCTGTGAAGTCATGTCCATTGAAACATCCAAGGCCGGCAAAGCGGAGAATCAGCAGATTGACCATGGACATTGTGTTCATACATTAAACAATGATTGTGTTGCAAATTGCTTGCCCGCAAGGGTAAAACAAATCAATCTCCAAAACCCATTGGATGAATTTGAACCTCCTCTAGGTGATGCAAGGCAATTGAACCCCTCAAAGGACAGTGACTGCCTGTCGCCAGGGAACGTTGGAATTGAAAATCCAAAGGGTCATGTTACACCAGTCATAGCACGGGGAAATCAGAGTGTACCCAATATTTCTTGTGATAGTGGGAAGGCACTTAATTCTTGTGAAGTCATGACCATTGAAACATCCAAGGCCGGCAAAGAGGAGAGTCAGCAGATTGGCCATGGACATTGTGTTCATACATTAAACAATGATTGTGTTGCAAATTGCTTGCCAGCAAGGGTAAAACAAATCAATCTCCAAAACCCATTGGATGAATTTGAACCTCCTCTAGGTGATGCAAGGCAATTGAACCCCTCAAAGGACAGTGACTGCCTGTCGCCAGGGAATGTTGAAATTGAAAATCAAAAGGGTCATGTTACACCAGTCGTAGCACGGGGAAATCAGAGTGCACCATCAACACTACTGGATCAGGTGGATTCAGGTTCCTTCCCAGGAACCAATTTGAAAGAAATCGTTCTTCTGGAGGACAGTGATACATCAGCGGAACTTTTTTATACTGTTGAGAATTGTGTTAAGGACAATCAAGGGAAGCAAACACAGCTCATTATACTggacgatgatgaagaagaggctGCGGATGTGCAGTCAGAAGATTATAATCATCGGTCGCTTGAGTGTGATGGACCACTGAACAAGCGTAGAATAGGCATGGAAGATTGTGTCGAACAAGCTGTACAGACTGGTGATTTGAATGGTCAAAATCTCAATGCTGTACACCTAGATATTTTGATTCCTGAATCTTGTGAGATTACTCAGCCTGTGAAGAAACGGAGGAGAAATATAGAGGAGAATGAAGATAACAAAGATGAAGAGGTTTTAATAGGTACCAGTAATCGTAAATGTGCTCTTGATGATGCTTCAAAGTTGACATCAGAAACTTTAGTTGCAACGGATCCTGTTCTCGGATCCAGAATGGCATTTGATTCAGAGTTTGCCAATCAGCAATGTTCTATGTACTCACAACCCACTGATGAACCTATCTGGAG TGGAATACTTAAGATAAACAACGAAGTATATATCTCGTTGACTGCACACCTGTCGACCACAGCTTGTGGGTTCGTGCGGGAATTGTCAAGGTCGTTGCGACCAGTAGTTAAAGTAATCAAGCTCCCTCAGTTGGAAGCCTGGCCACAGAGTTGGAGGACTTCAAGACCTACTGATGGCGACATTGCATTGTATTTCTTCCCGCCCAGTGCGAG CCCAAATGAAGAATCGGATGGTCCAGTGGAGGAAATCATTGATAGTGGTGCTGTCTTACAAGCTGTTATTGGTGTCGCTGAGCTGCTAATCTTCCCCTCCACAATGTTGCCAGCGCAATATCATT TGTGCCAGGGCAAACGCTACCTGTGGGGGATGTTCAAGCGTAGGGAAGATGAGTCCGACAAAGATCATCTAGTTGAACAACAATATGATTCAGCATGTGCCAAAGAAGGGGAGATACAAGAACACATTTTTATGGACCGGCAATATGAAGTACAATGTGAGTCACCAGATCATGAAACTTCCGCTGTGAAGCATGTCGTGCATGTTGAGAATCAAATGCTGGTGGAGCAGAACTGTGGAGGGCAAGAGGCGACGATGAGTGCTACGATGGGCCTTCACTCACCTGGCAACAATCCGTCATCCGCAGAGCCGAACCCACCAAAGGCTAGATCAAACTGTTTCACACAGCCAAGAGCTGACAGTAAACCAGATATGCCTGAAGAAGTGGACCACCAAGATGAGAAAAACTTCATCAAGCCATCAGCTGACCCTGCGGGACCTGCTGCAGCCACTCCCAGTTCAATCGATTCTACCGAGTGTGGGGCAGCGCCTCCCATGACCCAATTGTTTGGATTTGTCACGGCTCGGACACCAAGAGCGCAGAAGCTCATCCAGGAGATGGTCAGCGAAGGTGCGCTGTTATTTTCGGTGGCTGAAGAGATAGCGACTGGCGGATCTGCAGTAGGCAGTAATACTGGAGCACAAGTACATCTGGCACCTGACAGTGCGTCTCCGCCTATGCAGGAGCGCTGCCAGCCCATCGGATTCGTTCCACTGGATGATGATGTGGCTTCTGAAGCCTGCCTGGAACTGTTCCCAGTTCGGCAGGGGCATATTGGATGGACTCCTAGGGTAGAAACTAGCAAGGAGGTAGATCTTGACCTGAGCCTTAGTGCGCGTTCCCGAGCATCGTGTGGGTCAATCCTGTAA
- the LOC123120117 gene encoding uncharacterized protein isoform X2 yields MLRKHKQKGSDMQPMGNKTITRDCNAPNIYCDSEKELHSCEVMSIETSKAGKAENQQIDHGHCVHTLNNDCVANCLPARVKQINLQNPLDEFEPPLGDARQLNPSKDSDCLSPGNVGIENPKGHVTPVIARGNQSVPNISCDSGKALNSCEVMTIETSKAGKEESQQIGHGHCVHTLNNDCVANCLPARVKQINLQNPLDEFEPPLGDARQLNPSKDSDCLSPGNVEIENQKGHVTPVVARGNQSAPSTLLDQVDSGSFPGTNLKEIVLLEDSDTSAELFYTVENCVKDNQGKQTQLIILDDDEEEAADVQSEDYNHRSLECDGPLNKRRIGMEDCVEQAVQTGDLNGQNLNAVHLDILIPESCEITQPVKKRRRNIEENEDNKDEEVLIGTSNRKCALDDASKLTSETLVATDPVLGSRMAFDSEFANQQCSMYSQPTDEPIWSGILKINNEVYISLTAHLSTTACGFVRELSRSLRPVVKVIKLPQLEAWPQSWRTSRPTDGDIALYFFPPSASPNEESDGPVEEIIDSGAVLQAVIGVAELLIFPSTMLPAQYHLCQGKRYLWGMFKRREDESDKDHLVEQQYDSACAKEGEIQEHIFMDRQYEVQCESPDHETSAVKHVVHVENQMLVEQNCGGQEATMSATMGLHSPGNNPSSAEPNPPKARSNCFTQPRADSKPDMPEEVDHQDEKNFIKPSADPAGPAAATPSSIDSTECGAAPPMTQLFGFVTARTPRAQKLIQEMVSEGALLFSVAEEIATGGSAVGSNTGAQVHLAPDSASPPMQERCQPIGFVPLDDDVASEACLELFPVRQGHIGWTPRVETSKEVDLDLSLSARSRASCGSIL; encoded by the exons ATGCTAAGGAAGCACAAACAAAAGGGGTCAGATATGCAACCAATGGGTAACAAGACCATTACACGAGATTGCAATGCTCCCAATATTTATTGTGATAGTGAGAAGGAACTTCATTCCTGTGAAGTCATGTCCATTGAAACATCCAAGGCCGGCAAAGCGGAGAATCAGCAGATTGACCATGGACATTGTGTTCATACATTAAACAATGATTGTGTTGCAAATTGCTTGCCCGCAAGGGTAAAACAAATCAATCTCCAAAACCCATTGGATGAATTTGAACCTCCTCTAGGTGATGCAAGGCAATTGAACCCCTCAAAGGACAGTGACTGCCTGTCGCCAGGGAACGTTGGAATTGAAAATCCAAAGGGTCATGTTACACCAGTCATAGCACGGGGAAATCAGAGTGTACCCAATATTTCTTGTGATAGTGGGAAGGCACTTAATTCTTGTGAAGTCATGACCATTGAAACATCCAAGGCCGGCAAAGAGGAGAGTCAGCAGATTGGCCATGGACATTGTGTTCATACATTAAACAATGATTGTGTTGCAAATTGCTTGCCAGCAAGGGTAAAACAAATCAATCTCCAAAACCCATTGGATGAATTTGAACCTCCTCTAGGTGATGCAAGGCAATTGAACCCCTCAAAGGACAGTGACTGCCTGTCGCCAGGGAATGTTGAAATTGAAAATCAAAAGGGTCATGTTACACCAGTCGTAGCACGGGGAAATCAGAGTGCACCATCAACACTACTGGATCAGGTGGATTCAGGTTCCTTCCCAGGAACCAATTTGAAAGAAATCGTTCTTCTGGAGGACAGTGATACATCAGCGGAACTTTTTTATACTGTTGAGAATTGTGTTAAGGACAATCAAGGGAAGCAAACACAGCTCATTATACTggacgatgatgaagaagaggctGCGGATGTGCAGTCAGAAGATTATAATCATCGGTCGCTTGAGTGTGATGGACCACTGAACAAGCGTAGAATAGGCATGGAAGATTGTGTCGAACAAGCTGTACAGACTGGTGATTTGAATGGTCAAAATCTCAATGCTGTACACCTAGATATTTTGATTCCTGAATCTTGTGAGATTACTCAGCCTGTGAAGAAACGGAGGAGAAATATAGAGGAGAATGAAGATAACAAAGATGAAGAGGTTTTAATAGGTACCAGTAATCGTAAATGTGCTCTTGATGATGCTTCAAAGTTGACATCAGAAACTTTAGTTGCAACGGATCCTGTTCTCGGATCCAGAATGGCATTTGATTCAGAGTTTGCCAATCAGCAATGTTCTATGTACTCACAACCCACTGATGAACCTATCTGGAG TGGAATACTTAAGATAAACAACGAAGTATATATCTCGTTGACTGCACACCTGTCGACCACAGCTTGTGGGTTCGTGCGGGAATTGTCAAGGTCGTTGCGACCAGTAGTTAAAGTAATCAAGCTCCCTCAGTTGGAAGCCTGGCCACAGAGTTGGAGGACTTCAAGACCTACTGATGGCGACATTGCATTGTATTTCTTCCCGCCCAGTGCGAG CCCAAATGAAGAATCGGATGGTCCAGTGGAGGAAATCATTGATAGTGGTGCTGTCTTACAAGCTGTTATTGGTGTCGCTGAGCTGCTAATCTTCCCCTCCACAATGTTGCCAGCGCAATATCATT TGTGCCAGGGCAAACGCTACCTGTGGGGGATGTTCAAGCGTAGGGAAGATGAGTCCGACAAAGATCATCTAGTTGAACAACAATATGATTCAGCATGTGCCAAAGAAGGGGAGATACAAGAACACATTTTTATGGACCGGCAATATGAAGTACAATGTGAGTCACCAGATCATGAAACTTCCGCTGTGAAGCATGTCGTGCATGTTGAGAATCAAATGCTGGTGGAGCAGAACTGTGGAGGGCAAGAGGCGACGATGAGTGCTACGATGGGCCTTCACTCACCTGGCAACAATCCGTCATCCGCAGAGCCGAACCCACCAAAGGCTAGATCAAACTGTTTCACACAGCCAAGAGCTGACAGTAAACCAGATATGCCTGAAGAAGTGGACCACCAAGATGAGAAAAACTTCATCAAGCCATCAGCTGACCCTGCGGGACCTGCTGCAGCCACTCCCAGTTCAATCGATTCTACCGAGTGTGGGGCAGCGCCTCCCATGACCCAATTGTTTGGATTTGTCACGGCTCGGACACCAAGAGCGCAGAAGCTCATCCAGGAGATGGTCAGCGAAGGTGCGCTGTTATTTTCGGTGGCTGAAGAGATAGCGACTGGCGGATCTGCAGTAGGCAGTAATACTGGAGCACAAGTACATCTGGCACCTGACAGTGCGTCTCCGCCTATGCAGGAGCGCTGCCAGCCCATCGGATTCGTTCCACTGGATGATGATGTGGCTTCTGAAGCCTGCCTGGAACTGTTCCCAGTTCGGCAGGGGCATATTGGATGGACTCCTAGGGTAGAAACTAGCAAGGAGGTAGATCTTGACCTGAGCCTTAGTGCGCGTTCCCGAGCATCGTGTGGGTCAATCCTGTAA